The Candidatus Tumulicola sp. region AATTTGGAGGCGGTCGTGGTGTTAGGTCTTACTGCGATCCTCATCACGGGCGCCTTCACCGAGCCGCGACCGGCGACGGCCCGGGTTTAGCGGCGGAGGCGCAGAACGCTCGACGGGTGTGCCGTAACATCAAGGACCTTCATAACTTCGCGCCGCCCGCCAACGAGGACGAAATTCAGGCGTCGGCCCGACAGTACGTGCGCAAGATCAGCGGCGCGACCCACCCCTCAAAGGGAAACGAAGCCGCGTTCGAGCGCGCCGTCGAGCAAGTGACGGAGGCGACGCGGATACTGCTGGCTAGCATCGTCACGGCGGCGCCGCCGCGCGATCGTGTCGTCGAAGCCGCCAAGGCGCGGGAGCGTTCCCTGCGCCGGTTCGGCGCCCCCGCTAAGGGTTAGGCGTTTTTGCCCTTTACCGCGGCGCATGTCGCCGTCTTCCCCGTTTTGCTGGTCATCTCGAAGTAGACCGACGGGTACTGCACCCTCGGGTGCGCCGGCGCTCGCGTGAAGAACAGGTTGTTCGTTTCGCCGGTCGTTCCGGTGTTCGCGGGGCACGTCGGCCTGGCGTTCACGCCCGTATCGCCTTGAATGTTGACTGCGATCTTCGAGCCGGAGTTAAAGTTCGCGATGTCGCCACCAGCGTTGCCGATGATGTTGAACTCCGAACCCTGCCAATGCTGCGACAGATCGGTGATGCCGTCGCTCTGCACGTTCTTCATGCCATATTCGGTATTGTCCACCGACATGTACACGCTGTCGCCGTCCGCCGCAGCCACACCGGTTTCTATGACGTTGCCGATATCGGTCACGTTGACATTCGGAATGTACACGCCGCCCGGGCTGTTCTGCACGCAGCCGAAACCGGTGTTCTGCCAACCTTGTCCCGGCGGGCAATTGCTGAATCCGGATTCGGTCGTCGGCACGAGCCAATCTTGAATGAACAGGCCGCCTTCGCTGTTGCCGGGCGGATTTTCATACACGAATTGCGACCAGCCGAGGCAGTTCTGCAACGATCCGCACGCAGCGGTTGTGAAGAAATTC contains the following coding sequences:
- a CDS encoding DUF2277 domain-containing protein, with protein sequence MCRNIKDLHNFAPPANEDEIQASARQYVRKISGATHPSKGNEAAFERAVEQVTEATRILLASIVTAAPPRDRVVEAAKARERSLRRFGAPAKG